A single genomic interval of Flavobacterium sp. N2820 harbors:
- the hemN gene encoding oxygen-independent coproporphyrinogen III oxidase has protein sequence MQVSLVQKYNVPGPRYTSYPTVPYWEEDLFHVEDWKKSLLQSFKESNAAEGISLYIHLPFCESLCTFCGCNKRITKRHEVENPYILAVLKEWRMYCDLFPRKPIIKEIHLGGGTPTFFSPENLELLINGIFKFADKAPNYEFSFEGHPNNTTRQHLQKLYDLGFRRVSFGVQDYAEKVQQAIHRIQPFHNVAKVTFWAKEIGYTSIGHDLIFGLPFQTLENVIDTIDKTKSLQPDRLAFYSYAHVPWIKGNGQRGFNDEDLPQDDEKRKLYEEGKKLLAKNDYQEIGMDHFALKNDSMFTSFNEGKLHRNFMGYTASKTQLMIGLGVSSISDSWYSFAQNEKTIEDYYARLEANQLPVFRGHLLTPEDLVIRKHILNLMCQFTTSWDDASMQFPELDEIHSNLEEMEADGLLKFLDHGIIVTEKGKPFVRNICMAFDLRLIRKAPETKLFSMTI, from the coding sequence ATGCAAGTTTCTTTAGTACAAAAATACAACGTTCCAGGCCCTCGATATACGAGCTATCCTACTGTGCCTTATTGGGAAGAGGATTTATTCCATGTTGAAGATTGGAAAAAATCATTGTTACAATCCTTTAAAGAATCAAACGCTGCTGAAGGAATTAGTTTATATATTCATTTGCCATTTTGCGAAAGTCTATGCACTTTTTGTGGATGCAATAAACGAATTACAAAACGCCACGAAGTTGAAAATCCCTATATTTTAGCTGTTTTAAAAGAATGGCGCATGTATTGTGATCTTTTTCCAAGAAAACCAATCATCAAAGAAATTCATTTAGGTGGCGGAACACCAACATTTTTTTCTCCTGAAAATTTAGAATTATTGATTAACGGAATATTTAAATTTGCCGATAAAGCTCCAAATTATGAATTTAGTTTTGAAGGGCATCCCAATAATACCACTCGTCAACACTTGCAAAAATTATACGATTTAGGGTTTAGACGAGTTAGTTTTGGCGTACAAGATTATGCTGAAAAAGTACAACAAGCCATTCATAGAATACAACCGTTTCACAATGTAGCCAAAGTAACTTTTTGGGCAAAAGAAATTGGCTATACTTCCATTGGACATGATTTAATTTTTGGATTACCATTTCAAACCTTAGAAAACGTAATCGATACGATAGATAAAACTAAATCGCTGCAACCCGATCGATTGGCATTTTACAGTTATGCACATGTGCCTTGGATTAAAGGAAATGGGCAACGTGGTTTTAATGATGAAGATTTACCTCAAGATGACGAAAAACGAAAATTGTATGAAGAAGGTAAAAAATTATTAGCGAAAAATGACTATCAAGAAATCGGAATGGATCATTTTGCTTTGAAAAACGATAGCATGTTCACTTCGTTTAATGAAGGAAAATTACATCGAAATTTCATGGGATATACGGCTTCAAAAACACAATTAATGATCGGACTTGGCGTTTCATCAATTAGTGATAGTTGGTACAGTTTTGCGCAAAACGAAAAAACAATCGAAGATTATTATGCGCGATTAGAAGCCAATCAATTACCCGTTTTTAGAGGACATTTACTTACTCCAGAAGATTTAGTTATTAGAAAACACATTTTAAATTTAATGTGCCAATTTACAACTTCATGGGACGATGCATCAATGCAATTTCCAGAATTAGATGAAATTCACTCCAATTTAGAAGAAATGGAAGCCGATGGCTTATTGAAATTCTTAGATCATGGAATTATCGTTACCGAAAAAGGAAAACCTTTTGTACGTAATATTTGTATGGCTTTTGATTTACGTTTAATCCGAAAAGCACCAGAAACAAAGTTGTTTTCAATGACAATATGA
- a CDS encoding DEAD/DEAH box helicase: MKTFQEFDLPKSLQKALDELGFVHATPIQEKSHAVILSGRDMMGIAQTGTGKTFAYLLPILKQWKFQNNESARIVILVPTRELVVQVAEEVEKLTKYMSVRTLGIYGGVNINTQRKALAQGVDILVGTPGRVMDLGLDGVLRFDELQKLVIDEFDEILNLGFRTQLTSILSMMRGKKQNILFSATMTEEVDAMLDEYFEFPEEVSLAQSGTPLEQIEQIVYQVPNFLTKLNMLKHLVRATETMERVLIFVNNKRIVDLVFETLDEEFPEQFGVIHSNKSQNYRLNTMASFQAGELRGLVTTDIMARGLDISDITHVINLQFTEEPEKYMHRIGRTGRADKTGIAISLVSPSEVESKIEVELLMNTEIKEFPLPEDLKIEERYLDFEKEKKKMKFLLKTPKKEGGEAFHKKKDKNAKVNLGGPGKRKPRKTESRNRNIERKRDEKRKKK; this comes from the coding sequence ATGAAAACGTTCCAAGAATTCGATTTACCAAAATCACTACAAAAAGCATTAGACGAATTAGGTTTTGTTCACGCTACACCTATTCAAGAAAAATCGCATGCTGTAATTCTTTCTGGAAGAGATATGATGGGCATTGCACAAACGGGAACAGGAAAAACTTTTGCCTATTTATTGCCCATTTTAAAACAATGGAAATTTCAAAATAACGAATCAGCAAGAATTGTAATTTTAGTTCCAACGCGTGAATTAGTAGTTCAAGTTGCTGAAGAAGTAGAAAAACTAACCAAATACATGAGTGTGAGAACACTTGGTATTTATGGTGGTGTCAACATCAACACGCAACGAAAAGCATTAGCGCAAGGTGTCGATATTTTAGTAGGAACGCCAGGTCGTGTAATGGATTTAGGCTTAGATGGTGTGTTACGTTTTGACGAATTACAAAAATTAGTCATCGATGAATTTGACGAAATCTTAAATCTTGGCTTTAGAACCCAATTGACTTCGATTTTATCCATGATGCGAGGCAAAAAACAAAACATCTTATTTTCGGCAACCATGACCGAAGAAGTAGATGCGATGTTAGATGAATATTTTGAATTTCCAGAAGAGGTTTCATTAGCCCAAAGCGGAACACCTTTAGAACAAATTGAGCAAATCGTATATCAAGTTCCAAACTTTTTGACTAAATTAAACATGTTGAAACATTTGGTTCGTGCAACCGAAACCATGGAACGTGTGTTGATTTTCGTCAACAACAAACGTATTGTGGATTTGGTTTTTGAAACCTTAGACGAAGAGTTTCCAGAACAATTTGGTGTCATTCACTCCAATAAATCGCAAAACTATCGTTTAAATACCATGGCTTCTTTTCAAGCTGGTGAATTACGTGGTTTGGTTACAACCGATATTATGGCACGTGGTTTAGATATTTCTGATATTACACACGTTATCAACTTACAATTTACCGAAGAACCAGAAAAATACATGCACCGTATTGGTAGAACAGGTCGTGCTGATAAAACAGGTATTGCAATCAGTTTGGTTTCTCCAAGTGAAGTAGAGTCAAAAATTGAGGTAGAATTACTAATGAATACCGAAATTAAAGAATTTCCACTTCCCGAGGATTTAAAAATCGAAGAACGCTATTTGGATTTCGAAAAAGAGAAGAAAAAAATGAAATTCTTGTTGAAAACGCCTAAAAAAGAAGGTGGCGAAGCCTTTCACAAGAAAAAAGATAAAAATGCTAAAGTAAACCTTGGCGGACCAGGAAAACGTAAACCCCGTAAAACCGAATCGAGAAATAGAAATATCGAACGTAAAAGAGACGAGAAAAGAAAGAAGAAATAG
- the trxA gene encoding thioredoxin, whose protein sequence is MKASEINTFEINKINHMNAKFKEVIQSNQLVLVDFYADWCGPCKMMSPILQEVKGIIKDDIKIIKINVDQHQDLASHFMVRGVPTLMLFKSGKMLWRQSGVLSTKDLVAIIQNQLN, encoded by the coding sequence ATGAAAGCCTCTGAAATCAATACCTTTGAAATCAATAAAATCAATCACATGAATGCAAAGTTTAAAGAAGTAATACAATCTAATCAATTAGTTTTGGTAGATTTTTATGCAGATTGGTGTGGTCCATGTAAAATGATGTCTCCAATTTTACAAGAAGTAAAAGGCATCATTAAAGACGATATAAAGATAATTAAAATCAATGTAGACCAGCATCAAGATTTGGCCAGTCATTTTATGGTGCGTGGTGTGCCAACGCTAATGTTGTTCAAATCAGGTAAAATGCTTTGGCGTCAATCAGGTGTATTGAGTACCAAAGATTTGGTTGCCATCATCCAAAATCAGTTGAATTAA
- a CDS encoding vWA domain-containing protein → MQFKHPEILYFLFLLVIPILVHLFQLRRFKKEYFTNVKLLKELQIQTRKSSKIKKWLLLATRLLLLACLILAFAQPFFEAKDTTNKGNELIIILDNSFSMQAKGAKGELLKRSVQELLEELPETQQFSLVTNSEVFWDTDIKSIQKELQNLEYSAMPFQLDYLINQVETKKKNTKKDYVIITDAIQSESKKALDLAENNIVYFIQPEAENKNNISIEKVLISQVLDQFYELKISLNAFGDTDLEVPLSVFSNNKAVAKTIAKFENQKTEIQITIPKSDFHGNISIEDNSLSYDNDFYLSISKPEKANVIAIGTSDKNNFLSRIFTADEFNFQSTALATLDYNQIENQDAIVLNELEDLPVALGTTLKSFYEKGGNIILIPNAKNTTSLLNTFAKNFGGLNYSQLTNAEKQITKINFSHPLYQTVFEKKVTNFQYPNTKESFGLSGITNILQFEDNSVFVGSTTNRLGTFYAFSAPINKQNSNFQNAPLIVPTLYNMGQNQGKTGINAYTIGENENLILETILAKDEVISVKNKAYSFIPMQQILNAKCKLSFGDYPEKAGNFEVIKGDESLKKISFNYPRTESDLTQISTANFENFTKVNNINTVLNDIASERTSNEIWKWFIIATLLLLLTELLIQKFVK, encoded by the coding sequence ATGCAGTTCAAACATCCAGAAATTCTCTACTTCCTTTTTCTGTTGGTTATACCAATTTTGGTGCATTTATTTCAATTACGTCGTTTTAAAAAAGAGTATTTTACTAACGTAAAACTCCTCAAAGAACTTCAAATTCAAACCCGAAAAAGTTCTAAAATCAAGAAATGGTTGTTGTTAGCCACACGATTATTACTATTAGCTTGTTTGATTTTAGCCTTTGCACAGCCTTTTTTTGAAGCCAAAGACACTACCAATAAAGGCAATGAATTAATCATTATATTAGACAATTCGTTTTCCATGCAAGCTAAAGGTGCAAAAGGCGAATTACTCAAACGTAGCGTCCAAGAATTATTAGAAGAATTACCTGAAACCCAACAATTTTCGTTAGTAACCAATTCAGAAGTTTTTTGGGATACAGATATTAAATCGATTCAAAAAGAATTGCAAAATTTAGAGTATTCAGCGATGCCTTTTCAGTTGGATTATCTAATCAATCAGGTTGAAACCAAAAAGAAAAACACGAAAAAAGACTACGTTATCATTACCGATGCCATTCAATCGGAAAGTAAAAAAGCATTGGATTTAGCTGAAAACAATATCGTATATTTCATTCAGCCTGAAGCCGAAAATAAAAACAATATCAGCATTGAAAAAGTACTAATTTCTCAAGTTTTGGACCAATTTTATGAATTGAAAATTTCGTTGAATGCTTTTGGTGATACTGATTTAGAAGTACCTCTTTCCGTTTTTAGTAACAATAAAGCAGTTGCAAAAACCATTGCGAAATTTGAAAATCAGAAAACCGAAATTCAAATTACGATTCCAAAAAGTGACTTTCACGGAAATATTAGTATTGAAGATAATAGTTTAAGCTATGACAACGATTTTTATCTAAGCATTTCAAAACCTGAAAAAGCGAATGTAATTGCCATTGGAACTTCAGACAAAAACAATTTCTTGAGTCGCATTTTTACGGCTGATGAGTTCAATTTTCAAAGTACAGCATTAGCTACTTTAGATTACAATCAAATTGAAAATCAAGATGCGATTGTGCTGAATGAATTGGAAGATTTGCCAGTTGCTTTAGGAACAACGCTAAAATCGTTTTACGAAAAAGGAGGAAATATCATCTTGATTCCGAATGCGAAAAACACAACAAGTCTATTGAATACTTTCGCAAAAAACTTCGGTGGATTAAATTATTCGCAACTAACAAACGCTGAAAAACAAATCACGAAAATCAATTTTAGTCATCCGTTATACCAAACGGTTTTTGAGAAAAAAGTGACTAATTTTCAATATCCAAATACAAAAGAAAGCTTTGGTTTATCTGGAATTACAAACATTTTACAATTCGAAGACAATTCGGTTTTTGTAGGTTCAACTACCAATCGATTGGGCACTTTTTATGCATTTTCGGCTCCGATAAACAAACAAAATAGTAATTTTCAGAATGCACCTTTAATTGTTCCAACACTTTATAACATGGGACAAAATCAAGGTAAAACAGGCATTAACGCTTATACCATTGGTGAAAACGAAAATCTTATTTTAGAAACTATTTTAGCAAAAGACGAAGTGATTTCCGTAAAAAATAAAGCGTATAGTTTCATTCCAATGCAACAAATTTTAAATGCAAAATGCAAGTTATCCTTTGGCGATTATCCTGAAAAAGCAGGGAATTTTGAAGTAATAAAAGGCGATGAATCGTTAAAGAAAATCAGTTTCAACTATCCAAGAACGGAAAGTGATTTAACGCAAATTTCAACTGCAAATTTTGAAAATTTCACCAAAGTAAACAATATAAATACCGTTCTAAACGACATTGCTTCCGAACGCACGAGCAACGAAATTTGGAAATGGTTTATCATCGCAACACTACTACTTTTACTAACAGAACTACTAATCCAAAAATTTGTAAAATGA
- a CDS encoding dihydroorotase produces MTQVILKQVKIIDASSPFHNQTMDIKIENGTITQIEKEISTTPDFKVVEMPNLHISQGWMDSSVSFGEPGYEDRETIENGLKVAAKSGFTAVALQPNSNPVIDNQAQVRFVIDKAKNQATSLYPIGALTKGSEGTDLAELFDMKNAGAIAFGDYKKALQNANLQKIALQYVQDFDGMVIAFCQDSSLKGIGIANEGVVSTKLGMKGIPALAEELQVARNLFLLEYTGGKLHIPTISTQGSIKLIKEAKAKGLQVTCSVAVHNLVLNDEMLLGFDSRYKVLPPLREEATRKALLEAVLDGTIDCITSDHNPLDIEHKKLEFDLAKDGTIGLESAFGALLTILPLEVIVNKLTANKLVFNIKNPTIAVGNKADISFFTTDNEWVFGKENIESKSKNSAFLGQKMKGKAVGIYNNGQLIMND; encoded by the coding sequence ATGACGCAAGTTATTCTAAAACAAGTAAAAATTATCGACGCTTCAAGTCCGTTTCACAACCAAACAATGGACATCAAAATTGAAAACGGAACGATAACTCAAATAGAAAAAGAAATTTCGACAACTCCTGATTTCAAAGTAGTTGAAATGCCAAATTTACATATCTCACAAGGTTGGATGGACAGCTCGGTTTCGTTTGGAGAACCAGGCTATGAAGACCGAGAAACCATAGAAAACGGACTAAAGGTTGCTGCAAAAAGCGGATTTACAGCAGTAGCATTACAGCCTAATTCAAATCCAGTAATAGACAACCAAGCACAAGTTCGATTTGTAATTGACAAAGCAAAAAATCAAGCAACTTCCTTATATCCAATTGGTGCATTAACCAAAGGAAGCGAAGGAACCGATTTAGCGGAATTATTCGATATGAAAAACGCTGGAGCAATTGCTTTTGGTGATTATAAAAAAGCCTTACAAAACGCAAATCTTCAGAAAATTGCTTTACAATATGTACAAGATTTTGACGGAATGGTAATTGCTTTTTGCCAAGATAGTTCTTTAAAAGGAATCGGTATTGCAAATGAAGGAGTGGTAAGTACCAAATTAGGTATGAAAGGAATTCCAGCTTTAGCCGAAGAATTACAAGTGGCACGTAATTTATTTTTATTGGAATATACAGGAGGAAAATTACATATTCCTACGATTTCAACACAAGGAAGTATAAAATTAATCAAAGAAGCTAAAGCAAAAGGATTGCAAGTTACTTGTAGTGTTGCGGTTCATAATTTGGTATTAAACGACGAAATGTTACTTGGATTTGATTCGAGATACAAAGTATTGCCTCCATTGCGTGAAGAAGCTACGAGAAAAGCTTTACTAGAAGCCGTTTTAGATGGAACAATTGATTGCATTACTTCTGACCATAATCCGTTAGACATCGAACATAAAAAATTAGAATTTGATTTGGCCAAAGATGGAACTATCGGTTTAGAAAGTGCTTTTGGTGCTTTACTTACAATTTTACCACTTGAAGTAATAGTTAATAAATTGACCGCTAATAAACTGGTTTTCAATATTAAAAACCCTACAATTGCAGTTGGAAATAAGGCTGATATTTCATTTTTTACAACTGATAACGAATGGGTATTTGGTAAAGAAAATATCGAATCAAAATCAAAAAACTCGGCTTTCTTAGGACAAAAAATGAAAGGAAAAGCTGTAGGAATTTATAATAATGGTCAATTGATAATGAATGATTGA
- a CDS encoding leucine-rich repeat domain-containing protein → MNIKSCFFLLFSLCILTTSCSSEDEYNSDSAIVNSDPNCNQIVTIPDANFKAKLLAGGHQTCVTLNGQTTIDVNGDGQIQVCEAENVGSLTIDQSNINSIEGIHKFRNLQTLSVSYNNISQALNLTSLKRLVNLRISGNNIPSINVNELNNLENLICNGNDLQSLNVSSLRSLKTLECQFNQISDLNIDGADNLTNLRISQNNISQIDVSHLSKLTQLYAGDNLLTNLDLSGLRNLRNVNCMSNNLQSIDANGCVNLLDMECGQNNLNELKLTGCTLLTNLNCNHNNLTSLNLTGLSNLSYVDCNGNHFVSLDIRDSVNLSFFNVSFNPNLQSLILKNGSLATQGINIYQCPSLLSICCDTIEQADILADVQIYGYNCTVLTNCF, encoded by the coding sequence ATGAATATTAAATCCTGTTTTTTTCTTCTTTTTTCATTATGTATTCTTACAACAAGCTGTAGTTCTGAGGATGAATACAATAGTGATTCTGCAATCGTTAATTCAGATCCAAATTGTAATCAAATTGTTACTATTCCAGACGCCAATTTTAAAGCAAAACTTTTAGCCGGTGGTCATCAAACTTGCGTAACATTGAATGGACAAACAACAATTGATGTCAATGGAGATGGACAAATACAAGTTTGTGAAGCGGAAAATGTGGGCAGTTTGACTATAGACCAATCAAACATTAATTCGATTGAAGGTATTCATAAATTTAGAAACCTTCAAACTTTATCTGTAAGTTACAATAACATTAGTCAGGCACTTAACTTAACTAGTTTAAAACGTCTTGTAAATTTGAGAATTTCAGGCAATAACATCCCTTCAATAAATGTTAACGAACTAAATAATTTAGAAAACTTAATTTGCAACGGAAATGACTTACAATCACTTAATGTCAGCTCACTTCGCTCTTTAAAAACTCTTGAATGTCAGTTTAATCAAATCTCAGATCTAAATATTGATGGAGCAGATAATCTTACAAACTTGAGAATTTCTCAAAACAATATTTCTCAAATAGATGTCAGTCATCTATCAAAACTTACACAACTTTATGCTGGAGATAACCTCTTAACCAATTTAGATTTGAGTGGTTTGAGGAATCTAAGAAATGTAAATTGTATGTCAAACAACTTGCAATCGATAGATGCAAATGGATGCGTAAATTTATTGGATATGGAATGTGGACAAAATAATTTAAATGAACTCAAGCTTACGGGTTGTACACTTCTCACAAATTTGAATTGTAATCACAATAATTTGACCTCTTTAAATTTAACGGGACTCAGCAATTTAAGCTATGTAGATTGTAATGGAAACCACTTCGTCTCATTAGACATAAGAGATAGTGTAAATTTGAGTTTTTTTAATGTTAGTTTTAATCCCAATCTGCAATCACTGATTTTAAAAAACGGAAGTTTAGCAACTCAAGGTATAAATATTTACCAATGTCCGTCTCTCTTATCAATATGCTGTGATACTATTGAACAAGCAGATATACTTGCTGATGTACAAATATATGGTTACAATTGTACTGTATTGACTAATTGTTTTTAA
- a CDS encoding rhodanese-like domain-containing protein translates to MKIRILSVLVVLMSLTSCIKKQVEGVQVVDIAAYEQQLKQPEIQLIDVRTPEEFSEGHIENAKNINIMGDDFDAQVAALDKTKPVMVYCKSGGRSAKASARLKELGFTTITDLEGGITNWNSENKPTVK, encoded by the coding sequence ATGAAAATAAGAATTTTAAGCGTATTAGTAGTATTGATGAGTTTGACCTCATGTATTAAAAAGCAAGTTGAAGGTGTGCAAGTAGTAGATATTGCTGCTTATGAGCAACAACTCAAACAACCTGAAATACAATTAATTGACGTAAGAACTCCGGAAGAATTTAGTGAAGGACATATCGAAAACGCTAAGAATATTAACATTATGGGGGATGATTTTGATGCGCAAGTAGCTGCTTTGGATAAAACAAAACCAGTGATGGTGTATTGCAAATCGGGTGGAAGAAGTGCTAAAGCATCGGCTCGTTTGAAAGAATTAGGTTTTACAACCATTACAGATTTAGAAGGTGGTATTACCAACTGGAACAGTGAAAACAAACCGACCGTAAAATAA
- a CDS encoding tRNA-binding protein, which produces MISWHDFEKVEMRVGTIVEVHDFPKANKPAFQLTIDFGAEIGLKKSSAQITKQYSRDDLIGKQIVAVVNFPKKQIADFMSECLVLGSIGTANDIVLLSSDKPVANGLRVG; this is translated from the coding sequence ATGATTAGTTGGCATGATTTTGAAAAAGTAGAAATGCGTGTTGGAACTATTGTTGAGGTGCATGATTTTCCAAAGGCAAATAAACCTGCTTTTCAATTAACAATTGATTTTGGAGCGGAAATAGGGCTCAAAAAATCATCCGCGCAAATCACCAAGCAATATAGCCGAGACGATTTAATTGGGAAACAAATTGTGGCCGTTGTCAATTTTCCAAAGAAGCAAATCGCTGATTTTATGAGTGAATGTTTAGTGTTAGGTTCGATAGGAACAGCTAATGATATTGTTTTGCTATCCTCGGATAAACCTGTTGCAAATGGTTTGCGAGTAGGATAG
- a CDS encoding porin family protein codes for MKKVFLLLSIFFISHSVVSQNKITYGVKAGVNLTGFRTDNGTNSDLIGINIGGVAKMDLNKTFSLQGEVNLNSKGGIYRFPLTSNNPEIKLTYINLPILLKTHITRKFNFEIGPEFGFLIGQKAKLNGETFEIDDVPSFDMNVNAGLSYEFEKGIFIQGRYGYGLTELFEGRDYKNSCISLSLGYFFN; via the coding sequence ATGAAAAAAGTTTTTTTATTACTTTCTATCTTTTTTATTTCACATTCAGTAGTATCTCAAAACAAAATTACTTATGGTGTAAAAGCAGGTGTAAATTTAACAGGTTTTAGAACTGACAATGGAACGAACTCTGACCTAATCGGAATAAATATTGGTGGTGTTGCAAAAATGGACTTGAACAAAACCTTCAGTTTACAAGGTGAAGTAAATCTAAACTCAAAAGGTGGAATTTACCGTTTTCCATTGACGTCAAATAATCCCGAAATTAAACTTACATATATAAATTTACCGATTTTATTAAAAACTCATATAACCAGAAAATTTAACTTTGAAATTGGACCTGAATTTGGTTTTTTAATTGGTCAAAAAGCTAAATTAAACGGAGAGACATTTGAAATCGACGACGTTCCATCTTTTGATATGAATGTAAATGCTGGCTTATCCTATGAATTTGAAAAAGGAATTTTCATTCAAGGTAGATATGGTTATGGTTTAACAGAACTATTTGAAGGTAGAGATTACAAAAATTCTTGTATAAGTTTATCTTTAGGGTATTTCTTTAATTAA
- a CDS encoding Fur family transcriptional regulator, whose protein sequence is MKTDIENKLISKSTKPTSMRILVYDFLSSQKTALSLSEIENNFQYADRITIYRTLKTFEKKGIIHSIQENNTTKYKLCNDECNENTHKDWHLHFYCKICKQTTCKEEIILPKNIKGNFRIDEVRFFAKGICENCLSESLQ, encoded by the coding sequence ATGAAAACCGACATAGAAAATAAATTAATTAGTAAAAGCACAAAGCCGACAAGTATGCGGATTTTGGTTTATGACTTCCTTTCCTCACAAAAAACGGCATTATCCTTATCAGAAATTGAGAACAATTTTCAGTATGCCGACAGAATAACAATTTACCGAACACTTAAAACATTTGAAAAAAAGGGAATTATTCATAGTATTCAAGAAAACAACACAACTAAATACAAACTATGTAATGACGAATGTAATGAAAATACTCATAAAGATTGGCACTTGCATTTCTACTGCAAAATATGCAAACAAACCACTTGCAAAGAAGAAATTATTTTACCAAAAAATATAAAAGGAAATTTTAGAATTGATGAGGTTCGTTTTTTTGCCAAAGGAATATGTGAAAACTGCCTTAGTGAAAGTTTGCAATAG
- a CDS encoding alpha/beta hydrolase family protein, translating to MRILFSLLLLTSLSCSKDNTLTTEPSPQAFVGTKSITYNGVNVNLVIDKPALKEVDVIIVYHGTVMYDSLILEASTSLIDKVKTILDREDMMIVSVAYPEQNLLMGDNILEAEAGLLWVKNKASEELGVTVKKIFLLGHSQGGYLVTRLNTMHQTNGVIANGPGPLNLVYRCQLEENGTIPNGITCTLLKNTYGTTTANPNAYMQRSLLNFTTGFKSDILFVQGLNDTPIQMYSWPTFKQDVMNCTTCQNSQFLELAGEGHSALFTSSTAKTEFNNFINTR from the coding sequence ATGAGAATATTATTTTCACTACTTCTTTTGACAAGTTTATCTTGTTCAAAAGACAATACCCTAACAACAGAACCTTCTCCACAAGCTTTTGTAGGAACAAAATCCATAACATACAATGGAGTTAATGTTAACTTGGTAATTGACAAACCTGCTTTAAAGGAAGTGGATGTTATTATAGTTTATCACGGAACTGTTATGTATGACAGTTTAATTTTAGAAGCTTCTACCTCACTCATAGACAAAGTAAAAACAATATTAGACAGGGAAGATATGATGATAGTGAGTGTTGCCTATCCTGAACAAAATTTGCTAATGGGTGACAACATTCTAGAAGCAGAAGCAGGATTACTTTGGGTGAAAAATAAAGCAAGCGAAGAATTAGGCGTAACCGTCAAAAAAATATTTTTACTTGGGCATTCGCAAGGCGGTTATTTGGTAACACGATTAAACACAATGCACCAAACCAACGGAGTAATTGCTAATGGACCTGGACCGTTAAACCTTGTGTATCGTTGTCAATTAGAAGAAAACGGAACAATTCCAAACGGAATAACTTGTACCTTGCTAAAAAACACTTACGGAACAACAACTGCAAATCCAAATGCTTATATGCAACGTTCTTTATTGAACTTCACGACCGGTTTTAAGTCAGACATTTTATTTGTTCAAGGGCTGAACGACACACCTATTCAAATGTACTCTTGGCCAACTTTTAAACAAGATGTGATGAACTGTACCACTTGCCAAAACAGTCAATTTTTAGAGTTAGCAGGTGAAGGGCATAGTGCATTGTTTACAAGTTCGACTGCAAAAACAGAGTTTAATAATTTTATAAATACACGATGA
- a CDS encoding methyltransferase family protein, whose protein sequence is MIEILRMALPIYFIIYFGVAFVLKSVVVAKRIGKNPLVLPKDDSAYGLIGRYFKLTLITMFIYVISYAFFPNWHDNFLPISELNLEVTKYIGLAVLLGSLVWTVIAQGHMKNSWRIGIDKDTKTDLVTSGLFTISRNPIFFGIILSLCGLFLTTPNALTALFLILGYVLIQVQIRLEEEFLTKEHGQKYFDYKQKVRRLI, encoded by the coding sequence ATGATAGAAATATTGAGAATGGCATTACCGATATACTTCATTATTTATTTTGGAGTTGCCTTTGTTTTAAAATCAGTTGTAGTTGCAAAGCGAATAGGGAAAAATCCACTTGTCTTACCCAAAGACGACAGTGCTTATGGACTTATTGGACGTTATTTCAAGCTGACATTAATAACAATGTTCATTTATGTTATTTCTTATGCTTTTTTTCCGAATTGGCATGACAACTTTTTACCAATTTCAGAACTTAACCTTGAGGTGACAAAATACATTGGACTTGCAGTTCTTCTAGGTTCGTTGGTGTGGACAGTAATTGCTCAAGGACATATGAAAAATTCTTGGCGTATCGGCATTGACAAGGACACAAAAACAGATTTGGTAACAAGCGGACTTTTTACGATTTCACGAAACCCAATTTTTTTTGGTATCATTTTGAGTTTGTGCGGACTTTTCTTAACAACGCCAAACGCATTGACAGCATTGTTTTTGATTTTAGGTTACGTTCTTATTCAAGTGCAAATCCGACTTGAAGAAGAATTTTTGACCAAAGAACACGGACAGAAATATTTTGACTATAAACAAAAAGTAAGACGACTGATATAA